The following are from one region of the Carcharodon carcharias isolate sCarCar2 chromosome 27, sCarCar2.pri, whole genome shotgun sequence genome:
- the LOC121270091 gene encoding proteasome subunit beta type-5-like: MALIDLLSCSPFGLNSKSIPGLEPGLGLGLGLGLGRNRGQDLDFLVRPGDGGAEGGSGEKIEILHGTTTLGFRFDHGVIVAVDSRATAGSYVASQTVKKVIEINPYLLGTMAGGAADCSFWERLLARQCRIYELRNKERISVAAASKLLANMVYQYKGMGLSMGTMICGWDKRGPGLYYVDSEGNRVSGQVFSVGSGSVYAYGVLDRGYRHDMSPMEAYELAKQAIYHATYRDAYSGGIVSLYHVKESGWVHICRDDVMDLHQKYKQECA; encoded by the exons ATGGCGTTGATAGATTTGCTGAGCTGTTCCCCGTTCGGATTGAACTCCAAGTCGATCCCGGGGCTGGAGCCGGGActgggcctgggcctgggcctgggcctgggccGGAACCGGGGCCAGGATCTGGATTTCCTCGTCCGCCCGGGAGACGGGGGCGCGGAGGGCGGGAGCGGGGAGAAAATCGAAATTTTACACGGGACAACAACCCTGGGATTCCGG tTCGACCATGGGGTGATTGTGGCAGTGGACTCCAGGGCCACCGCTGGCTCCTATGTGGCATCCCAGACGGTGAAGAAGGTGATCGAGATCAACCCCTACCTCCTGGGCACTATGGCCGGCGGTGCTGCCGACTGCAGCTTCTGGGAGAGGCTCCTAGCTCGCCAGTGCCGCATCTACGAGCTGAGGAACAAGGAGAGGATTTCGGTGGCTGCCGCCTCCAAGCTGCTGGCCAACATGGTCTACCAGTATAAGGGCATGGGGCTGTCCATGGGCACCATGATCTGTGGCTGGGACAAGCGTGGGCCAG GTCTCTATTACGTCGACAGTGAGGGCAATCGGGTCTCGGGGCAGGTCTTCTCGGTGGGCTCGGGTTCGGTGTACGCATATGGTGTGCTGGACCGAGGCTATCGACACGACATGAGCCCCATGGAGGCCTATGAGCTGGCCAAGCAGGCTATCTACCACGCCACCTACCGGGATGCCTACTCGGGAGGAATAGTCAGCCTCTACCACGTCAAGGAGAGCGGCTGGGTGCACATCTGCCGCGATGATGTCATGGATCTTCATCAGAAGTACAAACAGGAATGTGCTTAG